A region of Denticeps clupeoides chromosome 19, fDenClu1.1, whole genome shotgun sequence DNA encodes the following proteins:
- the naxe gene encoding NAD(P)H-hydrate epimerase — protein sequence MFGLRTLLGFGFLVTSQGSRAASCRAGSLSKSCFHQGSSSMARPVKYLGQKEAQNIDEELFSEYSFSVDQLMELAGLSCATAVAKAYPATSLVTARPAVLVICGPGNNGGDGLVCARHLKLFGYEPTVLYPKRPNKPLFNNLTIQCEKMAISFLTEMPEAEVIDGTYNLVVDAIFGFSFQGAVRDPFGSILTTLTKVTVPIASVDIPSGWHVEDGSPDGLQPDMLISLTAPKKAASHFRGRYHFLGGRFVPPALEQKYQLNLPEYPGTECVYQLN from the exons ATGTTTGGTCTCAGAACTCTGCTGGGGTTTGGGTTCCTTGTGACGTCACAGGGGAGCAGGGCAGCTTCCTGCAGGGCAGGTTCCCTCAGCAAGAGCTGCTTCCATCAGGGGTCGAGCAGCATGGCGCGTCCAGTCAAGTACCTCGG gCAGAAGGAAGCACAGAACATCGATGAGGAGCTCTTCTCAGAGTATAGCTTCAGTGTGGATCAGCTGATGGAGCTTGCTGGCCTAAGCTGTGCCACTGCGGTTGCTAAA GCATATCCTGCAACGTCTTTGGTAACGGCCCGGCCCGCGGTCCTGGTCATTTGTGGCCCTGGCAATAATGGAGGAGATGGTTTGGTGTGCGCTCGACACCTCAAGCTGTTT GGTTATGAGCCCACTGTACTATACCCGAAACGGCCCAACAAGCCTTTGTTCAACAACCTGACCATCCAGTGTGAGAAAATGGCCATTTCCTTCCTGACCGAGATGCCAGAG GCTGAGGTGATCGATGGGACGTATAACCTGGTGGTCGATGCCATTTTTGGTTTCAGCTTCCAGGGAGCTGTGCGTGATCCGTTTGGCTCCATCCTGACCACACTGACGAAGGTGACCGTTCCCATCGCCAGTGTTGACATCCCGTCAG GTTGGCATGTAGAAGACGGCAGTCCAGATGGGCTACAGCCAGACATGCTGATCTCCCTCACAGCTCCAAAAAAGGCGGCAAGCCACTTCAGAGGGCGCTACCACTTCCTCGGGGGGCGGTTCGTCCCACCAGCCTTGGAACAGAAGTACCAGCTCAACCTGCCTGAGTATCCTGGTACTGAATGTGTCTACCAGCTGAACTGA
- the slc37a4a gene encoding glucose-6-phosphate exchanger SLC37A4a has product MASAGYGYYRTTIFLAMFVGYTLYCFNRKTFSFVMPSLMQEIKLDKDDLGLITSCQSLAYAISKFISGVLSDQMSARWLFSIGLLTVGGINVVFSWSSTVAVFSGLWFLNGLGQGLGWPPCGKVLRKWFEPSQFGTWWAILSCSMNLAGGLGPIIATLMAQSYSWRTTLSISGLICVILSAVCLLVIKNEPGDVGLPNMEPAVKKSKGGPSGDDSTLKEFLLSPYLWVLSLGYLVVFGVKTACTDWGQLFLIQDKGQSALMGSSFMSALEIGGLVGSVAAGFLSDRAVARHGLRAYGNPRHALLLSMMAAMCASLYLFRVTVSAESSKIWILSLGAVFGFSSYGPIALFGVIANESAPSNYCGTSHAIVALMANVGGFLSGLPFSTIAKHYSWDMAFRVAEVTCAITTVGFFLLRNIQTKMGRLAKKAD; this is encoded by the exons ATGGCGTCTGCAGGGTATGGCTATTACCGGACTACTATTTTCCTGGCCATGTTTGTTGGCTACACGCTCTACTGTTTCAATCGGAAGACTTTCTCCTTTGTGATGCCATCCTTAATGCAAGAGATCAAGCTTGATAAAGATGATTTGG GCCTCATCACCAGCTGTCAGTCGCTGGCCTACGCCATCAGCAAGTTCATCAGCGGTGTGCTGTCAGACCAGATGAGCGCTCGCTGGCTCTTTTCCATCGGCCTCTTGACAGTGGGCGGCATCAATGTGGTCTTCTCCTGGTCCTCCACTGTGGCCGTCTTCTCGGGCTTGTGGTTTCTCAATGGCCTCGGCCAGGGTCTTGGTTGGCCACCTTGTGGAAAGGTGCTGCGCAAG TGGTTCGAGCCATCGCAGTTTGGGACATGGTGGGCAATCCTGTCGTGCAGCATGAACTTGGCTGGTGGCCTGGGCCCAATCATCGCCACCCTGATGGCTCAGAGCTATAGCTGGAGGACCACACTGTCCATCTCTGGCCTGATCTGTGTGATCTTGTCTGCTGTCTGCCTGCTGGTCATCAAGAATGAGCCCGGCGACGTGGGCCTGCCCAATATGGAGCCCGCTGTCAAGAAAAGCAAAGGAG GTCCCTCTGGTGATGACAGCACGCTGAAAGAGTTCCTGCTGTCACCCTATCTGTGGGTGTTGTCGCTGGGCTACCTGGTGGTGTTTGGTGTCAAGACGGCTTGCACCGACTGGGGCCAGCTGTTCCTCATCCAGGACAAGGGCCAGTCGGCACTTATGG GCAGCTCTTTTATGAGTGCGTTGGAGATTGGCGGCCTCGTTGGCAGTGTTGCCGCCGGTTTCCTGTCTGACAGGGCAGTGGCCAGG CACGGTTTACGGGCTTATGGCAACCCCCGCCATGCTCTCTTGTTGTCAATGATGGCTGCGATGTGTGCTTCGCTGTATCTCTTCCGGGTTACTGTGTCAGCAGAAAGTTCAAAG ATCTGGATTTTGTCTCTGGGAGCTGTTTTTGGCTTCTCATCTTATGGACCAATTGCTTTATTTGGAGTCATTGCCAATGAAAGTGCTCCATCCAATTATTGTGGGACGTCACATGCTATTGTCGCTTTGATGGCCAATG TGGGTGGCTTTCTCTCTGGGCTGCCGTTCAGCACAATCGCAAAACACTACAGCTGGGACATGGCCTTCCGGGTGGCTGAGGTGACCTGCGCCATCACGACAGTCGGCTTCTTCCTGCTGCGCAACATCCAGACCAAGATGGGCCGCCTTGCCAAGAAAGCCGACTAA
- the yif1b gene encoding protein YIF1B: MDQSSQGGFRQQPKMRMRNPSADISGPSPLFEDTSTGSPPGGHRGQDKGPVNYPGQSLLSDPMSNLAMAYGSSLATQGKEMMDKNLDRFIPISKLKYYFAVDTLYVGKKLGLLVFPYMHQNWEVSYQQDTPVAPRFDINAPDLYIPVMGFITYVLVAGLALGTQNRFTPEILGMQASSALVWLIIEVLATLLSLYLVTVNTDLTTIDLVAFSGYKYVGMIMGVLSGLLFGRTGYYLSLLWCCLSIFVFMIRTLRLKILSEAAAEGVLVRGAKNQLRMYLTMAIAAAQPVFMYWLTFHLVR, from the exons ATGGATCAGTCGTCACAAGGTGGCTTCAGGCAGC AACCCAAAATGAGAATGAGGAACCCCTCGGCAGACATATCAGGTCCAAGCCCTCTCTTTGAGGACACCAGCACTGGGTCCCCGCCCGGGGGGCACAGAGGTCAGGACAAAGGCCCGGTCAATTACCCTGGCCAGTCTCTCCTCTCTGATCCCATGTCCAATCTGGCTATGGCGTATGGGAGCAGCCTGGCCACCCAGGGCAAAGAGATGATGGACAAAAAC CTGGACCGATTCATCCCCATCTCCAAGCTGAAGTATTATTTTGCAGTGGACACGCTTTATGTGGGTAAAAAACTGGGACTGCTGGTATTTCCCTACATGCACCAG AACTGGGAGGTGAGCTATCAGCAGGACACACCAGTGGCACCACGCTTTGACATCAATGCTCCTGACTTGTATATTCCAG TTATGGGTTTCATCACATATGTCCTGGTAGCAGGATTAGCTCTGGGAACACagaacag GTTCACGCCTGAGATCTTGGGGATGCAGGCGAGTTCTGCTTTAGTGTGGCTCATCATTGAGGTTCTAGCCACTCTACTCAGCCTCTACTTGGTCACGGTCAACACCGACCTCACCACTATTGACCTGGTGGCCTTTTCTGGGTACAAATACGTTGG GATGATCATGGGAGTGTTGTCAGGTCTCTTGTTTGGACGGACTGGGTATTACCTGAGTCTACTCTGGTGTTGTCTGTCCATCTTTGTCTTCATG ATCCGCACGCTGCGATTAAAGATCCTGAGTGAGGCTGCAGCTGAGGGCGTCCTGGTGCGAGGGGCCAAGAACCAGCTGCGGATGTACCTCACAATGGCCATCGCTGCTGCCCAGCCCGTCTTCATGTACTGGCTCACCTTCCACCTGGTCAGATAA
- the LOC114769528 gene encoding integumentary mucin A.1-like, which translates to MPGFAVLCITLVLLPVVICGPTRHSSDERPMSHCEKPFHHPHHPHRPHRPEKPCPPTKPPATSTTATSTRSSTTATSTTAISTTRSTTPSTTPSTTATSTTPSTTPSTTPSTTPSTTPSTTPSTTPSTTPSTTPSTSTSTTRPTTPSPASPTSTPTAQPTTPRGDNV; encoded by the exons ATGCCTGGTTTTGCAGTTTTGTGCATCACTTTGGTTCTGCTGCCAGTGGTT ATCTGCGGCCCCACACGCCACAGCAGTGATGAG aGACCAATGTCTCACTGTGAAAAACCGTTTCACCATCCACATCATCCGCACCGCCCACACCGCCCAGAGAAACCATGTCCACCAACCAAGCCTCCAGCTACATCTACAACTGCAACCTCAACAAGAAGCTCAACTACAGCTACATCCACCACAGCTATATCAACCACACGTTCCACCACACC TTCCACCACACCTTCCACTACAGCTACATCCACCACACCATCCACCACACCTTCCACCACACCCTCCACCACACCATCCACCACACCTTCCACCACACCCTCCACCACACCATCCACCACACCTTCCACCACACCATCCACCTCAACTTCCACCACACGTCCCACCACACCCTCGCCTGCAtctcccacctccaccccaACTGCTCAGCCTACTACACCCAGAGGTGATAATGTGTAG